One window from the genome of Hydra vulgaris chromosome 02, alternate assembly HydraT2T_AEP encodes:
- the LOC105843555 gene encoding GTP-binding protein Di-Ras2: MLGKGGVGKTSLLHRFLFDKYNFNHIPTIEDNYQQSIKVGKHTINFTILDTSGSYEFPAMRKHAIQHGDGFIIVFAFDDAASLKEAKKLYEEVTTLQPLTPVVIVGNKVDTILGGKGRLSQDETLITIKEWGGKIHYFESSAKINYNVICVFNTLLLDFKSINSKAKKNKQFSHMLSTAIISPQLSTEPLVAQKHLLQPSLLNSADNKESTKIEKTKRKRLSKLFTLKKSKKLKKKDCERL; encoded by the coding sequence ATGTTAGGTAAAGGAGGCGTTGGAAAAACTAGTTTGCTTCATcgatttttatttgataaatacaattttaatcaTATACCTACGATTGAAGATAACTATCAACAAAGTATTAAAGTTGGCAAGCATactataaattttacaatattagaTACATCAGGAAGTTATGAGTTTCCTGCAATGCGCAAGCATGCCATTCAACATGGTGACGGATTCATAATTGTTTTTGCTTTTGACGATGCAGCGTcattaaaagaagcaaaaaagtTGTACGAAGAAGTCACAACTCTGCAACCACTTACTCCTGTCGTTATTGTTGGAAATAAAGTTGATACAATACTAGGCGGAAAGGGAAGGTTGTCACAAGATGAAACTTTGATAACAATAAAAGAGTGGGGAggaaaaatacattattttgaatcatcagcaaaaattaattataatgtaatttgTGTCTTTAATACGCTTTTACTGGATTTCAAAAGCATAAAttcaaaagcaaaaaagaaCAAACAATTTTCACACATGTTATCCACCGCAATCATTTCTCCTCAGCTGTCGACAGAACCGTTAGTAGcacaaaaacatttacttcaGCCATCTTTATTAAACTCTGCAGATAATAAAGAATCCACCAAGATAGAAAAAACAAAGCGTAAGCGATTgtcaaaactttttacattaaaaaaaagtaaaaagttaaaaaaaaaagattgtgaacgtttgtaa